One window of the Deltaproteobacteria bacterium genome contains the following:
- the rimM gene encoding 16S rRNA processing protein RimM: MRSLNSLEERELIAIGRIARVHGIHGRLRVVYYNEDKTRFSSYKRVVLKDREGRLGSFRVEEARIHGKFILLSLEGVDSIDQAERLVGSAVLVERADLPDLERGEYYWADLIGMEVTTPEGERVGEVCSIVPTGGTDVIVIGTGKEELLVPATENWIRGIDTASKRMVIEFSEDLVE, from the coding sequence TTGAGATCATTGAATAGCCTTGAAGAGAGAGAACTTATTGCCATTGGTCGGATTGCCAGGGTTCATGGAATCCACGGCAGACTCCGAGTGGTCTATTATAACGAGGATAAGACCCGTTTTTCTTCGTACAAGCGTGTTGTTTTGAAGGATCGTGAGGGTCGTCTGGGTTCGTTCAGGGTGGAAGAAGCAAGGATACACGGGAAGTTTATTCTCCTCAGTCTGGAAGGAGTAGACAGTATCGATCAGGCGGAGCGTCTGGTGGGATCTGCCGTCCTTGTTGAGAGGGCTGACCTGCCCGACCTGGAACGGGGAGAGTACTACTGGGCAGACCTGATCGGCATGGAGGTGACCACCCCTGAGGGAGAGCGGGTGGGTGAGGTCTGCAGCATCGTTCCCACAGGGGGTACCGACGTCATCGTGATCGGGACAGGCAAAGAGGAGCTGCTCGTCCCGGCTACCGAGAATTGGATCAGAGGGATTGACACGGCCTCCAAGAGGATGGTGATCGAGTTTTCGGAGGATCTCGTGGAATAA
- a CDS encoding nitroreductase family protein has protein sequence MVDFIFRRRSIRRFTGEPIGEEAVTTLLEAAMAAPSSNNRKPWHYVVIQQRFTLDRLAEVHPYGGMLHEAGLAIAVCADPRISPNGWVLDCSAATENILLAAPALGLGACWLGCHPYEERKASIRRVLHIPRQIEILSLVAVGHPGEDKEPRTQYDSGRIHRERW, from the coding sequence ATGGTCGATTTCATCTTTCGGCGGAGGAGCATTCGAAGATTTACGGGAGAACCCATCGGGGAAGAGGCGGTTACAACCCTCCTGGAAGCCGCCATGGCGGCTCCTTCCTCGAACAACAGGAAGCCCTGGCATTACGTGGTCATCCAGCAGCGGTTCACCCTCGACCGCCTCGCAGAGGTTCATCCCTACGGCGGAATGCTTCACGAAGCCGGCTTGGCCATAGCCGTGTGTGCAGACCCTAGAATCTCGCCCAACGGTTGGGTACTGGACTGTTCCGCCGCCACAGAGAACATTCTTCTTGCCGCTCCGGCCTTGGGTCTGGGTGCGTGCTGGCTCGGATGCCACCCCTATGAAGAGAGAAAGGCCTCCATTCGCAGAGTCCTCCATATCCCCAGGCAGATCGAGATTCTCAGCCTTGTGGCCGTTGGACATCCCGGAGAGGATAAGGAACCGAGGACTCAATACGATTCTGGGCGGATCCACCGGGAGAGATGGTGA
- a CDS encoding ribonuclease HII, with product MSRNRPGDLFASPWGQPMDFFERRFLSQGFRSVAGVDEAGRGPLAGPVVAAAVILSMEGLNQEFRDSKRLLPAKRESLYGRILETALAVGIGVVEAEEIDRINIGRATQKAMLTAVHCLRVVPGLLLIDGVTPIPISVPQRTIVRGDNLSVSIAAASIIAKVTRDRIMVAYDERYPQYDFAKHKGYGTLEHREAIRRHGYCECHRKSFRGVTTPVASRV from the coding sequence ATGTCGAGAAACCGCCCGGGGGATCTCTTTGCGTCTCCGTGGGGTCAGCCCATGGATTTCTTCGAGAGACGATTCCTCAGCCAGGGATTCAGGTCGGTTGCGGGAGTCGATGAAGCCGGCCGAGGGCCCCTTGCAGGGCCCGTTGTGGCCGCGGCCGTCATCCTCTCCATGGAAGGGCTCAACCAGGAGTTTCGGGATTCCAAGAGACTCCTCCCTGCAAAACGAGAATCCCTCTATGGGAGGATCCTGGAGACGGCCCTGGCCGTTGGCATCGGCGTGGTCGAGGCGGAGGAGATCGACCGGATCAATATCGGCAGGGCAACGCAGAAGGCGATGCTTACCGCAGTACATTGCCTGCGTGTGGTGCCCGGTTTGCTGCTGATTGATGGTGTGACGCCGATTCCCATATCTGTCCCACAGCGGACAATCGTGAGGGGAGACAACCTCTCCGTGTCCATCGCGGCTGCATCGATCATCGCCAAGGTGACCCGGGACAGAATTATGGTGGCCTACGACGAGAGATATCCGCAGTACGATTTCGCGAAGCATAAGGGGTACGGCACCCTGGAACACCGTGAGGCTATCAGGAGGCACGGTTACTGCGAATGTCACCGGAAGAGCTTCCGAGGGGTGACAACGCCTGTCGCCTCGCGGGTTTGA
- a CDS encoding class I SAM-dependent methyltransferase, protein MDISDIERLNVLWLRIYPYLAAQVIGILPEKAGIILEVGPFSGGIGFELAREKRDSSVVIADSHEEILGYLKAETARLKLPGRVDLVRSDPSRLGFKSGVFSGVVFRGAFFFLDSSMLREIDRVLEPGGVGFIGGGFGAGTPPDLIREISLESRILNERLGKRRISRGELEDMAASSGLQGHCRITERGGLWLILQK, encoded by the coding sequence ATGGACATTTCCGACATCGAAAGGCTCAACGTTCTCTGGTTGAGGATTTACCCCTACCTCGCCGCCCAGGTTATCGGGATCCTTCCTGAAAAGGCCGGGATAATCTTGGAAGTGGGCCCCTTTTCCGGAGGCATCGGCTTTGAGCTGGCGCGGGAAAAGAGGGATAGTTCGGTCGTAATCGCCGACAGCCACGAGGAGATCCTCGGCTATCTGAAAGCCGAGACTGCAAGACTAAAGCTCCCCGGCCGGGTCGATTTGGTACGGAGCGATCCGTCAAGGCTGGGTTTCAAGAGCGGGGTGTTCTCCGGCGTAGTCTTCCGGGGAGCCTTCTTCTTCCTCGACTCCTCCATGTTGCGGGAAATCGATCGGGTCCTGGAACCCGGGGGCGTCGGCTTTATCGGCGGAGGATTCGGAGCCGGTACCCCGCCGGATCTGATTAGGGAAATATCCCTAGAATCGAGAATACTCAACGAAAGGCTTGGAAAAAGACGGATTTCCAGAGGCGAGTTGGAAGACATGGCTGCTTCCTCGGGGTTGCAAGGGCACTGCCGGATCACAGAACGAGGGGGGTTGTGGTTGATCCTGCAGAAGTAA
- the trmD gene encoding tRNA (guanosine(37)-N1)-methyltransferase TrmD — MIRFDVLTLFPGMFESPLRESLLGKARQAGRIEIVVHNIRDFAEGRHRIVDDTPYGGGGGMVMKPEPIVRCIESIKKPYPSARVILMSPQGVLLDDGHVRRLARHSHLVLVCGRYEGVDERVRLGFVDEELSIGDYVLTGGELAAMVVIDAVSRLAPGVLGYEKAADEDSFANGLLEYPQYTKPRDFRGLRVPEILISGNHQAIREWRRRESIRRTGLRRRDLLEKARLSAEERKVLEE, encoded by the coding sequence ATGATCCGTTTTGACGTGCTGACACTCTTCCCGGGAATGTTTGAATCACCTCTGCGTGAGAGCCTTCTCGGGAAGGCCCGGCAGGCGGGGCGGATCGAGATTGTTGTCCACAACATCCGGGATTTTGCCGAGGGCAGGCACCGGATCGTGGACGATACGCCTTACGGTGGAGGGGGCGGAATGGTGATGAAGCCCGAACCCATCGTCCGGTGTATCGAATCGATCAAGAAGCCCTATCCGTCGGCCAGAGTGATTCTCATGTCTCCCCAAGGGGTTCTGCTCGATGACGGGCATGTCCGCCGGCTGGCCCGGCACTCCCATCTGGTTCTTGTGTGCGGGCGATACGAGGGGGTCGATGAGAGGGTGAGGCTCGGATTTGTGGATGAAGAGCTATCAATCGGAGATTACGTCCTCACCGGGGGGGAACTGGCCGCCATGGTGGTCATAGACGCCGTCTCCAGACTGGCCCCGGGGGTTTTGGGATACGAGAAGGCAGCAGATGAGGACTCCTTTGCCAACGGCCTGCTGGAATACCCTCAGTACACGAAACCCCGGGATTTCCGGGGCCTCCGGGTTCCAGAAATCCTCATCTCGGGGAATCATCAGGCCATCAGAGAATGGAGAAGGAGAGAATCGATCCGCAGAACAGGTCTAAGAAGGAGGGATCTTCTGGAAAAGGCAAGGCTCTCCGCCGAAGAGCGGAAGGTCCTGGAGGAATGA
- a CDS encoding TRAP transporter small permease subunit, translating to MGALRESLRRWTEALGRLEEAALICLVLAMVGLASIQIFLRIFFSSGIIWAAVALRHLVLWVAMSGAVMATHESRHIKIDILARFLKGRQRVILAVLIDFFSALICLLLALASIRFVRGEFLFDTRTFLQIPGWIVVLIFPLAFFAITFHFGLNGLIKILNLGESGR from the coding sequence GTGGGCGCTCTCCGGGAATCGCTCCGCAGATGGACAGAAGCTCTTGGAAGATTGGAAGAGGCCGCCCTGATCTGCTTGGTTCTGGCCATGGTGGGGCTTGCATCGATTCAGATTTTCCTTCGTATCTTCTTCTCTTCCGGAATAATCTGGGCCGCTGTGGCCCTGCGCCACCTCGTTCTCTGGGTTGCCATGTCCGGGGCGGTAATGGCGACTCATGAGTCGAGGCATATCAAGATCGATATCCTTGCCCGCTTTCTCAAGGGGAGGCAAAGGGTCATTCTGGCCGTCCTTATCGACTTTTTCTCCGCTCTCATCTGTCTCCTCCTCGCCCTGGCGAGCATCCGGTTCGTAAGGGGCGAGTTCCTCTTCGACACCAGGACCTTCTTGCAGATTCCAGGGTGGATAGTGGTGCTGATCTTCCCTCTGGCCTTCTTTGCCATCACTTTCCACTTCGGCCTGAACGGCCTGATCAAGATCCTGAATCTCGGAGAGTCTGGTAGATGA
- the dctP gene encoding TRAP transporter substrate-binding protein DctP has translation MKLQGKVVWFLAWLCLTVVLPLAGRAEPTVLKLATLAPEGSAWMDTFHRMNRELESRTKGTLKLRAYPGGVMGEERVVLRKMRIGQIQIAGLTGLGLSSICKDIQALGTPFLFRNYGEVDFVLPRVTARLEKILLERGYVLLGWVEIGFVYMMSNKPVANPRALRGTKVWMPEGDRVSQAVFEKAGVAPVPLGVSDVLLALQTGLVDVVYSAPVAAIVLQWFTKVKYVTRVPLSYAFGGVIMTRRAFDRLSRPEQQALQDIFRIELTDLNTRTRRDNEEALGIMEDEGIRSVELTGSELALFQKIAGEAVEDLAGNAFSAGILEEIKTYLREVRRGN, from the coding sequence ATGAAGCTCCAGGGGAAGGTGGTTTGGTTTCTTGCATGGCTATGCCTGACCGTGGTTCTCCCCTTGGCCGGACGGGCCGAGCCCACGGTGCTCAAGCTCGCGACCCTGGCTCCCGAGGGAAGTGCATGGATGGATACCTTCCACAGGATGAACCGAGAGTTGGAATCGAGGACAAAGGGCACCCTCAAACTCCGGGCCTACCCAGGGGGCGTAATGGGTGAGGAGCGGGTCGTCTTGCGGAAGATGCGGATCGGCCAGATCCAGATTGCGGGCCTTACGGGTCTCGGCTTGTCGTCCATCTGCAAGGATATCCAGGCGCTGGGAACGCCCTTTCTCTTCCGCAATTACGGAGAAGTCGATTTTGTTCTGCCCAGAGTCACCGCGCGCCTTGAAAAGATATTGCTCGAGAGGGGATACGTCCTGCTCGGTTGGGTGGAGATAGGCTTTGTCTACATGATGTCCAACAAACCCGTAGCCAATCCGAGGGCCCTCCGGGGAACCAAGGTCTGGATGCCTGAGGGTGATCGTGTGAGCCAGGCCGTCTTCGAGAAGGCTGGTGTTGCCCCTGTTCCCCTCGGCGTTTCGGACGTGCTTCTGGCCCTCCAGACTGGGCTGGTGGATGTGGTCTACAGCGCACCTGTTGCGGCCATCGTGCTTCAATGGTTCACCAAGGTGAAGTACGTGACCCGTGTCCCCCTCAGCTATGCCTTCGGTGGCGTGATCATGACCCGCCGAGCCTTTGATCGTCTCTCCAGGCCGGAGCAGCAGGCCCTTCAAGATATCTTCCGGATCGAACTCACGGATCTCAACACCCGGACGCGGAGAGACAACGAGGAGGCCCTCGGGATTATGGAAGACGAGGGAATCCGATCGGTTGAGCTCACGGGTTCAGAGCTTGCACTGTTTCAGAAGATTGCAGGGGAAGCCGTGGAGGATCTGGCGGGGAATGCCTTTTCTGCCGGGATTCTCGAGGAGATCAAAACCTACCTCAGGGAGGTGAGGAGAGGGAACTAG
- a CDS encoding enoyl-CoA hydratase, with protein MDYENLLYEKDKGIAVVILNRPDKMNALSLALIEELIHLLGSIGGDEKIRVVVIKSRGKAFCSGHDMSEMTGRGPRFYQKLFERCSEMMQLIRHLPQPVIAQVQGIATAAGCQLAASCDLTIASEDARFATPGVKIGLFCSTPMVPVTRAVGRKKALEMLLTGDMMTASEAERCGLINRAVPSDVLEREVESLATKIAQASPLVVQIGKKAFYSQLEMEESTAYAYTARVIALNAMADDAQEGMSAFLEKRQPFWKGK; from the coding sequence GTGGACTACGAGAATCTCTTATATGAGAAAGACAAGGGGATCGCCGTCGTCATCCTGAACCGCCCGGACAAGATGAACGCCCTCTCCTTGGCTTTGATCGAGGAGCTGATCCACCTGCTCGGTTCGATCGGCGGAGACGAAAAGATCCGGGTCGTAGTCATCAAATCCCGCGGCAAGGCTTTCTGCTCTGGACACGATATGTCCGAAATGACGGGACGGGGCCCCCGTTTCTACCAGAAGCTCTTTGAGAGGTGCTCCGAGATGATGCAACTCATACGTCACCTGCCCCAACCGGTGATTGCCCAGGTCCAGGGGATAGCAACCGCGGCGGGTTGCCAACTCGCCGCCTCCTGTGATCTGACAATCGCCTCTGAGGATGCGCGGTTTGCCACGCCAGGGGTGAAGATCGGCCTCTTCTGCAGTACCCCCATGGTTCCGGTCACCAGGGCCGTTGGAAGGAAGAAAGCCCTGGAGATGCTTCTCACCGGCGATATGATGACCGCTTCCGAAGCCGAAAGATGTGGATTGATCAACAGGGCGGTGCCGTCCGACGTGTTGGAGAGGGAGGTGGAATCACTTGCCACAAAGATCGCCCAAGCAAGTCCCTTGGTGGTCCAAATCGGCAAGAAGGCCTTTTACTCCCAACTGGAGATGGAGGAATCCACGGCCTATGCTTACACGGCCCGCGTCATCGCTCTCAACGCCATGGCCGATGATGCCCAGGAAGGGATGTCGGCTTTTCTCGAAAAAAGACAACCTTTCTGGAAGGGCAAGTGA
- a CDS encoding RNA methyltransferase, with translation MKGTGVLQPKRIDAADLYVALVHYPVYNKRGCIVCTAVTNLDIHDLARCAGTFGVGVVYFVNPLDSQRELIARIIRHWTEGLGARYNPIRKGVFDRVRVRVTLGEVVDEISQVRGQRVRTVATGAAWYKGAVSYEEMRRLLHRGTEPYLLILGTGWGLAREILDNSDYVLAPIEGVSDYNHLSVRSAGAIMLDRLMGNR, from the coding sequence ATGAAGGGGACAGGGGTTTTGCAGCCGAAGCGAATCGATGCGGCTGATCTCTATGTCGCACTGGTCCACTATCCCGTCTACAACAAACGGGGTTGCATAGTCTGCACTGCTGTAACCAATCTCGACATACACGATCTGGCCCGGTGCGCAGGGACTTTCGGTGTTGGGGTCGTCTATTTCGTCAATCCCCTCGACTCGCAGAGGGAGCTGATAGCTCGCATCATACGTCACTGGACAGAAGGGTTGGGTGCCCGGTACAACCCGATCCGCAAGGGGGTGTTTGACAGGGTACGGGTGAGGGTGACCCTTGGAGAGGTCGTGGATGAGATATCCCAGGTCCGGGGGCAGCGGGTCAGAACCGTGGCAACCGGTGCGGCCTGGTACAAAGGGGCTGTTTCTTACGAGGAAATGCGCCGACTCCTCCACCGGGGGACAGAGCCGTACCTTCTGATTCTTGGAACGGGCTGGGGTCTGGCTCGGGAGATTCTCGACAACAGCGACTATGTCCTGGCTCCCATCGAAGGTGTGTCAGACTACAACCATCTGTCGGTCCGATCTGCCGGGGCGATCATGCTGGACCGGTTGATGGGAAATCGATAA
- the glgC gene encoding glucose-1-phosphate adenylyltransferase, which yields MILAGGKGERLYPLTRDRTKPAVPFGAIYRIIDFTLSNCVNSNIRRIYILTQYKSTSLNRHVELGWNIFSSQLGEFVRLIPAQQQLDESWYQGTADAIFQNFHTLQQDRPEVVLILSGDHVYKMDYRQMVDYHLERRADLTVAVLQVDRSLSRDLGVVEADTEYRIIGFQEKPAVPKAMPGDGESILASMGIYVFNTEILVKRLIEDFRDERSSHDFGKDVIPAMVGRDRVFAFPFVDPATGRPAYWRDVGTLDAYWEANMDLVSAIPQFNLYDTEWPIYTFQGPYPPAKTVGAQEDGTGAAINSLLSGGCIISGGKVVNSLLSPLVRVENHAEVEETILMEGVRVEKGARVRRAIVDKGINIPRDVQVGYDLKEDRKRYTVTDSGIVVIPKLMQVD from the coding sequence ATGATTCTCGCGGGAGGAAAGGGGGAAAGACTTTACCCTCTTACCAGGGATAGGACTAAACCTGCCGTTCCTTTCGGTGCCATTTATCGGATCATCGATTTCACCTTGAGCAATTGCGTCAACTCCAATATCAGGCGGATTTACATTCTCACCCAGTACAAGTCGACCTCCCTCAACCGGCACGTGGAACTGGGATGGAATATCTTCAGCAGCCAGTTGGGAGAGTTCGTCAGGCTCATTCCGGCTCAACAGCAGCTCGATGAAAGCTGGTACCAGGGTACGGCCGATGCGATTTTTCAGAACTTTCATACACTCCAGCAGGATCGGCCGGAAGTCGTCTTGATATTGTCAGGGGATCACGTCTACAAGATGGACTACAGGCAAATGGTAGATTATCACCTTGAGAGGCGGGCGGATCTTACCGTGGCGGTGCTCCAGGTCGATAGATCCCTCTCCAGGGACCTCGGCGTAGTGGAGGCTGACACGGAATACCGGATCATAGGCTTCCAGGAAAAACCCGCAGTTCCAAAAGCTATGCCGGGGGACGGAGAATCCATCCTGGCCTCCATGGGGATCTACGTCTTCAACACGGAGATACTGGTCAAACGCCTGATCGAGGATTTCAGGGACGAGAGGAGTTCCCACGATTTCGGGAAGGATGTGATTCCCGCCATGGTGGGAAGAGACAGGGTCTTTGCCTTCCCGTTTGTGGACCCGGCAACCGGGAGACCCGCCTACTGGAGAGACGTGGGAACCCTGGACGCATACTGGGAGGCCAATATGGATCTGGTCAGCGCCATACCCCAGTTCAACCTCTACGATACGGAGTGGCCCATCTACACCTTCCAGGGACCATATCCCCCTGCCAAGACAGTAGGGGCCCAAGAAGACGGAACCGGGGCGGCGATCAACTCCCTCCTCTCCGGAGGATGCATCATCAGTGGGGGGAAGGTTGTGAATTCCTTGCTCTCCCCACTTGTTCGGGTTGAAAACCATGCCGAGGTGGAAGAGACTATTCTTATGGAGGGTGTCCGTGTGGAGAAGGGAGCGCGGGTGAGAAGGGCTATCGTGGACAAGGGGATCAACATTCCACGGGATGTGCAGGTCGGCTACGATTTGAAGGAGGATCGTAAGAGATACACGGTGACGGACTCCGGAATCGTGGTGATTCCGAAACTGATGCAGGTCGATTGA
- a CDS encoding KH domain-containing protein, which translates to MKELIEYIAKALVDNPDQVRVSEIEGEKTSVIELSVAKEDLGKVIGKQGRTAKAMRTILSAASTKLRKHSVLEIIE; encoded by the coding sequence ATGAAGGAGCTAATCGAGTACATTGCGAAGGCATTGGTCGATAATCCCGATCAGGTGCGGGTTTCCGAGATCGAGGGAGAGAAGACCTCTGTGATCGAGCTGAGTGTGGCCAAAGAAGACCTTGGAAAGGTGATAGGGAAACAGGGACGGACGGCGAAAGCCATGAGGACGATTCTCAGTGCCGCTTCCACGAAGCTGAGGAAGCACTCTGTTCTTGAGATCATTGAATAG
- a CDS encoding TRAP transporter large permease subunit, whose translation MSVVPSLATLVLAVTGVPLFVVIAAGALLSFYLAGIDTSVVIIEMYRLASTPTLVAIPLFTFAGYVLAESNAPKRLVRVSRAFLGWLPGGLAVVVLVACTVFTAFTGASGVTIIALGGLVFPALTSQKYSERFSLGLITTSGPLGLLLPPSLPLILYGIVSKTSIDRLFKAGILPASVLAGLLVLYSIVIGRRERTPVVRVSVKEMGQALFESIWEIPLPFVVLGGIYTGYFAVSDAAAITAFYVLFVEMVIYREVPLKTLASVVKESMVLVGGILIILGAALAYTSYLIDAQVPMKLLAFIEVRIASRWAFLILLNIFLLIVGCMIDVFSALVVVVPLILPLAHAYGIEPIHLGIIFLTNLGIGYSTPPVGMNLFIASYRFNRPILTLYLASLPFLGILLVGLIIVTYLPGISLFWAR comes from the coding sequence ATGAGCGTTGTTCCTTCTCTTGCCACCCTGGTTCTGGCGGTGACGGGTGTCCCGCTTTTTGTGGTCATCGCGGCAGGAGCTCTCCTGAGTTTCTACCTCGCCGGTATCGATACGTCCGTGGTTATTATCGAGATGTACCGTCTTGCATCGACACCAACGCTGGTGGCGATCCCCCTGTTTACCTTTGCAGGCTATGTGCTGGCTGAAAGCAATGCGCCGAAGCGGTTGGTCCGGGTTTCACGGGCCTTTCTCGGCTGGTTGCCGGGAGGACTGGCGGTCGTCGTGCTGGTTGCCTGTACCGTTTTTACGGCCTTTACAGGGGCTTCTGGGGTGACCATCATAGCTCTCGGCGGCCTGGTATTCCCCGCCCTGACAAGCCAGAAATACTCGGAGAGGTTCTCCCTCGGTCTGATCACCACCTCAGGACCCCTCGGCCTTTTACTGCCCCCGAGTCTCCCCCTGATTCTTTACGGAATAGTATCAAAGACCAGCATCGACCGGCTCTTCAAGGCCGGCATCCTTCCCGCATCGGTCCTGGCCGGGCTTCTGGTTTTGTACAGCATCGTGATAGGACGGCGAGAGCGTACGCCCGTCGTGAGGGTGTCCGTCAAGGAAATGGGGCAGGCCCTTTTCGAATCGATATGGGAGATCCCTCTCCCCTTTGTGGTGCTGGGGGGCATATACACGGGATACTTCGCGGTGAGTGATGCGGCGGCCATAACCGCCTTCTACGTCCTCTTCGTGGAGATGGTGATCTACCGGGAGGTGCCGCTGAAGACCCTGGCCTCGGTGGTAAAGGAGAGCATGGTACTTGTGGGTGGGATCCTGATTATCCTCGGTGCTGCTCTCGCCTATACGAGCTACCTCATCGACGCTCAGGTTCCTATGAAGCTGCTTGCCTTTATCGAGGTCCGCATTGCAAGCCGATGGGCCTTTCTGATTCTCCTCAACATCTTCCTCCTGATTGTAGGTTGTATGATCGACGTCTTTTCCGCTCTTGTGGTTGTAGTTCCCCTGATTCTCCCCCTGGCCCACGCCTACGGCATCGAACCGATTCACCTCGGGATCATCTTTCTCACCAACCTCGGTATCGGCTATTCTACGCCCCCGGTGGGAATGAATCTGTTCATTGCGAGCTATCGTTTCAACCGGCCGATTCTGACGCTCTACCTCGCCTCCCTGCCGTTTCTGGGGATCCTCCTGGTTGGGTTGATAATCGTAACCTATCTGCCCGGTATCAGCCTCTTTTGGGCCAGATAG
- a CDS encoding tetratricopeptide repeat protein gives MFAFRKKRKNGKKIDQLLGVLERNPEDAKSRLKLAELYLRGGDKNSAIDQYRKAAKYLGDEGFNLKAISIYKKLFTLDGMNLDDYKSLASLYADGGLVAEARKVYELVAQIDSEDGEVQEALKDLDRDGDEETQGPEAGGGVEGDEPQPPEEPEAVPIEALLASPEGEEGLVSPFSEATGETVEEQEGKGPYGGEDSAAEELLSDRSDRREGEDGHGERDRVSEITRPLDGGVGPDNTLRGQVVRDLTVEDLIGAVKSSEAGPLSPGDHSSAEDPDLHYHLGIAYREMELTDRAIEEFKEALQQGSNPLECLIMLGRCYFEKGLFGEAAGFIHQALELENLTQEQIDLLQRQLEEVEAVGKIG, from the coding sequence GTGTTCGCTTTCCGCAAGAAGCGCAAGAACGGCAAGAAGATCGATCAGCTCCTCGGTGTTCTCGAGAGGAACCCGGAAGACGCAAAAAGCCGCCTCAAGCTGGCCGAGCTCTACCTCCGCGGGGGTGATAAGAACTCGGCCATTGACCAGTACCGGAAGGCGGCAAAATACCTGGGCGACGAAGGATTCAATCTCAAGGCCATCTCGATCTATAAGAAGCTTTTCACCCTGGACGGGATGAATCTGGATGATTACAAATCCCTGGCCTCCCTTTACGCGGATGGGGGGCTTGTAGCTGAAGCCAGGAAGGTCTATGAGCTGGTGGCTCAAATCGATTCTGAAGACGGAGAAGTACAAGAGGCACTGAAGGACCTCGACCGGGACGGAGACGAGGAAACCCAGGGCCCAGAGGCAGGCGGCGGCGTCGAGGGGGATGAGCCACAGCCCCCGGAAGAGCCTGAGGCGGTCCCCATCGAAGCTCTCCTCGCATCTCCCGAAGGAGAAGAGGGGCTCGTATCGCCTTTCTCGGAGGCAACAGGCGAAACCGTGGAAGAGCAAGAGGGGAAGGGCCCTTACGGAGGCGAGGACTCCGCGGCAGAGGAACTTCTCTCAGATCGTTCAGACCGCAGGGAAGGGGAAGACGGCCACGGTGAGAGGGATCGTGTTTCCGAGATAACACGACCCCTGGATGGAGGCGTCGGCCCAGACAACACTCTCCGGGGACAGGTCGTGAGAGACCTAACCGTCGAGGATCTGATCGGAGCTGTTAAGTCCAGTGAGGCAGGCCCTCTGTCTCCGGGAGACCACTCCTCGGCCGAGGATCCCGATCTTCACTACCACCTGGGCATAGCATACCGTGAAATGGAACTTACCGACAGGGCGATTGAGGAGTTCAAAGAGGCCCTTCAACAGGGGAGCAACCCCCTGGAATGCCTGATTATGCTCGGGCGGTGTTACTTCGAAAAGGGACTCTTTGGAGAAGCTGCTGGCTTCATTCATCAGGCCCTAGAGCTTGAGAACCTGACTCAGGAGCAGATCGATCTCCTCCAACGGCAACTCGAAGAGGTCGAGGCCGTGGGAAAGATCGGGTGA
- the rplS gene encoding 50S ribosomal protein L19 encodes MDSIDLIERENIRTDLPDFKPGDTVRVHAKIIEGEKERTQVFEGAVISKRGGGPRATFTVRKVSYGIGVERIFPLYSPRVEKIEVVSRGRVRRAKLYYLRKLRGKAARIKER; translated from the coding sequence ATGGATTCCATCGATTTGATTGAGAGAGAAAACATCCGGACGGATCTGCCCGACTTCAAGCCGGGTGACACGGTCCGGGTCCATGCAAAAATCATCGAAGGCGAAAAGGAGAGAACCCAGGTCTTTGAAGGCGCGGTAATCAGCAAACGTGGGGGAGGCCCAAGGGCAACATTCACGGTGAGGAAGGTCTCCTACGGTATTGGGGTGGAAAGGATATTTCCCCTATATTCTCCGAGGGTTGAAAAGATAGAGGTGGTAAGCCGCGGTAGGGTACGCAGGGCGAAACTCTACTACTTGAGGAAGTTGAGAGGAAAGGCCGCAAGGATCAAAGAGCGGTAG
- a CDS encoding YraN family protein has product MALQPRIGEEGEALAVAYLRRKGYRIIERNYRCPLGEMDIVAVDGKTLCFVEVKTRSTEKYGGPEVAVHRQKQERLSKIALWFLKERHLEHMRARFDVVAIRRRGELNRVEHFRNAFDLAYGSMDG; this is encoded by the coding sequence ATGGCTCTTCAACCCAGGATCGGGGAGGAAGGAGAGGCTCTTGCTGTGGCTTACCTTCGAAGAAAGGGGTACCGGATCATCGAGCGGAACTACCGTTGTCCTTTGGGAGAGATGGATATTGTGGCGGTCGACGGGAAGACTCTCTGTTTCGTCGAAGTGAAGACCCGGTCGACAGAGAAATACGGTGGACCGGAGGTGGCCGTCCACAGGCAAAAACAGGAGAGGTTGTCGAAGATTGCTCTGTGGTTCCTGAAAGAGCGGCATCTGGAGCACATGAGGGCCCGTTTCGACGTGGTGGCCATCAGGAGAAGGGGCGAGTTGAACAGGGTGGAGCATTTCAGGAATGCCTTTGACCTTGCCTATGGGTCGATGGACGGATGA